A genomic window from Candidatus Kouleothrix ribensis includes:
- a CDS encoding YbjQ family protein, producing MCDALIPNDAQFCIICGAAITAAETGPTQHLRATQPLALDPANITSAFTLPGFRLVRSLGIVRGLTVRSASFKGQIAAAFQSLAGGTIRTMTTVCEHARTEAYLMAVEHAAQLGANAIVGFGYDTTEIAQGMTEVLAYGTAVIVEVDDPSAAPTNLRRG from the coding sequence ATGTGTGATGCGCTCATCCCCAACGATGCCCAATTCTGCATCATCTGCGGGGCCGCGATTACTGCGGCCGAGACTGGCCCGACCCAGCACTTACGTGCAACGCAGCCGCTCGCACTGGATCCGGCCAACATCACCTCCGCGTTCACGTTACCAGGATTTCGCCTGGTTCGATCGCTCGGGATCGTCCGCGGTCTCACTGTCCGATCGGCCAGCTTCAAAGGGCAAATTGCTGCCGCGTTTCAATCGCTGGCCGGCGGCACGATTCGGACGATGACCACGGTCTGCGAACATGCCCGTACCGAAGCGTATCTCATGGCGGTCGAGCATGCGGCCCAATTAGGCGCGAATGCGATTGTGGGGTTTGGCTACGATACAACGGAAATTGCCCAGGGCATGACCGAAGTGCTGGCGTATGGCACGGCGGTTATTGTAGAGGTTGATGATCCGAGCGCCGCGCCGACGAATCTGCGGCGCGGTTAG
- a CDS encoding NAD(P)-dependent oxidoreductase: MQSIALLGLGVMGHGMAQNILKAGLPLAVYNRTAAKAAPLAAQGARLAPTPREAAHDAAIIIAMVGDDTASRAVWLGEHGALAGAQAGAVLVECSTLSLEWVRELAGLAAARGLAFLDAPVTGSKDAAEAGALRLLVGGDAAVIERARPALAAISQQIIHFGATGAGATMKLINNLMGAVQTAALAEGMALAERAGLDLAQVVALISTGAPGSPIVKGKIGLMAAHSYADTNFALRWMHKDATYALRAADEYGVPMPTVAAARELYRLARNLGYDDDDFAAVIEALRQRT; this comes from the coding sequence ATGCAATCAATCGCACTGCTTGGCCTTGGGGTTATGGGCCACGGCATGGCTCAGAACATCCTCAAGGCCGGCTTGCCCCTGGCGGTGTACAACCGCACCGCTGCCAAGGCCGCGCCGCTGGCCGCGCAAGGCGCCCGCCTGGCCCCAACGCCGCGCGAGGCGGCCCACGACGCTGCGATTATTATTGCCATGGTTGGCGACGACACGGCTTCACGCGCGGTGTGGCTGGGCGAGCACGGCGCGCTGGCCGGCGCCCAAGCCGGCGCAGTGCTGGTCGAGTGCAGCACGCTCTCGCTCGAGTGGGTGCGCGAGCTGGCCGGGCTGGCGGCGGCGCGTGGGCTGGCATTCCTCGATGCACCGGTGACGGGGAGTAAAGACGCGGCCGAGGCCGGCGCGCTGCGGCTGCTGGTCGGCGGCGATGCGGCTGTGATCGAGCGCGCCCGCCCGGCGCTGGCGGCGATCAGCCAGCAGATCATCCACTTTGGCGCCACCGGCGCCGGCGCGACGATGAAGCTGATCAATAACCTGATGGGCGCGGTGCAAACGGCCGCGCTGGCCGAGGGGATGGCCCTGGCCGAGCGCGCCGGGCTCGATCTAGCGCAGGTGGTGGCGCTGATCAGCACTGGCGCACCGGGCAGCCCGATCGTCAAGGGTAAGATCGGCCTCATGGCTGCGCACAGCTATGCCGACACCAACTTCGCGCTGCGCTGGATGCACAAAGACGCCACCTACGCCCTGCGCGCCGCCGATGAGTATGGCGTGCCGATGCCGACCGTCGCGGCCGCGCGTGAGCTGTATCGGCTGGCCCGCAACCTTGGCTACGACGACGACGACTTCGCGGCGGTGATCGAGGCGCTGCGGCAGCGCACGTAG
- a CDS encoding FixH family protein: MRRLMFLITGLLLMGVLLAACGGSGITQTAETDSYTVQLALDDTRFGERTATITVSARSGGPAQVDQVVIAPLMESMGMVTPEQAAQALGDGRYQAKGEFFTMLGEWEVDVRISRGGSDEVARFKVPVTTE; the protein is encoded by the coding sequence ATGCGACGGCTGATGTTTTTGATAACGGGCCTACTGCTGATGGGCGTACTTCTGGCGGCATGTGGCGGCAGCGGCATCACGCAAACGGCCGAGACCGACAGCTACACGGTGCAGCTCGCGCTCGACGACACGCGCTTCGGCGAGCGCACCGCCACAATCACCGTGAGCGCCAGATCGGGCGGCCCGGCGCAGGTCGACCAGGTGGTGATCGCGCCGCTGATGGAGTCGATGGGTATGGTTACGCCCGAGCAGGCCGCCCAGGCGCTCGGCGACGGCCGCTACCAGGCCAAGGGTGAATTCTTCACGATGCTCGGCGAGTGGGAGGTGGACGTGCGCATCTCGCGCGGCGGCAGCGACGAGGTCGCGCGCTTCAAGGTGCCAGTGACCACCGAGTAG
- a CDS encoding molybdenum cofactor guanylyltransferase, producing the protein MAQYSSASAIVLAGGQSRRLGNDKRRLRLWGAAGPTLLEHTLALLAWLCDDLVVVLNDPEAWPGLPGRLVPDVFADGGALGGIYSGLAAVRHQHALAVACDMPFLSAELLGAMLAHPRDYDVLVPRSAEPGSTRNALGLETLHAIYGTGCLEPMRAALERGQRQIAAFFPQVRVAYLEPAVLQRYDPAGRSFVNVNTPAQAAQAAALLEAPPESADRRSEAG; encoded by the coding sequence ATGGCGCAGTATTCTTCGGCCAGCGCGATTGTGCTGGCGGGTGGGCAGAGCCGCCGGCTGGGCAACGACAAGCGCCGGCTGCGGCTGTGGGGCGCCGCCGGGCCGACGCTGCTCGAGCACACGCTCGCGCTGCTGGCGTGGCTGTGCGATGACCTGGTGGTGGTGCTGAACGACCCCGAGGCCTGGCCAGGGCTGCCGGGCCGGCTGGTGCCGGATGTGTTCGCCGACGGTGGTGCGCTTGGCGGGATCTACAGCGGCCTGGCTGCTGTGCGGCACCAGCACGCGCTGGCGGTGGCCTGCGATATGCCGTTTCTCAGCGCCGAGCTGCTGGGCGCTATGCTGGCCCACCCGCGCGACTACGATGTGCTGGTGCCGCGCTCGGCCGAGCCGGGCAGCACTCGCAACGCGCTTGGGCTCGAGACCCTGCACGCGATCTATGGCACGGGCTGCCTGGAGCCTATGCGCGCCGCGCTCGAGCGCGGCCAGCGCCAGATCGCTGCGTTTTTTCCGCAGGTGCGCGTGGCCTACCTCGAACCCGCCGTGCTGCAGCGCTACGACCCGGCCGGGCGCTCGTTTGTCAACGTCAACACCCCTGCGCAGGCCGCGCAGGCGGCTGCCCTGCTTGAGGCGCCGCCCGAGTCGGCCGATCGGCGCTCAGAGGCTGGCTGA